In Acidimicrobiales bacterium, the following proteins share a genomic window:
- a CDS encoding cupin domain-containing protein → MSNNVVRCRPDEAQWVTNPAAPSGEAKAFPEASGQEGAPFMFLVRFPPNDVRVAHSHHDDIFYVFVAGENHVEGEGTYRAGDVRWVRAGHVYGPEKTGPEGASWWVITKGNPAIIPVADPATT, encoded by the coding sequence ATGAGCAACAACGTGGTCAGATGCCGCCCTGACGAAGCTCAATGGGTGACGAACCCCGCAGCACCATCGGGCGAGGCCAAGGCATTTCCTGAGGCTTCCGGTCAGGAAGGCGCGCCATTCATGTTCCTGGTGCGGTTTCCTCCGAATGACGTTCGTGTCGCTCACAGCCATCACGACGACATCTTCTATGTCTTTGTCGCTGGTGAGAACCACGTCGAGGGGGAAGGTACGTACCGCGCTGGCGATGTCCGATGGGTCAGAGCCGGGCATGTCTACGGGCCCGAGAAGACGGGCCCAGAGGGCGCATCCTGGTGGGTCATCACAAAAGGCAATCCAGCGATCATCCCGGTGGCAGATCCCGCAACGACGTAG
- a CDS encoding tyrosine-type recombinase/integrase gives MAAFLARYSGRTRDAYRHDLRSFFQWAHDAGLDVLAATRPHIELFRVHLEERDLAPSTVDRRLSTVCGFYRFAHIDGRIASNPAQYVRRPTVHPTESPGMDRAALGTFLFTAERIGHDHAALAVLLGLNGLRVSEACATNIEDLGFERGHRTLKILGKGAKPALIPLVPRTGRTIDLAIGERTEGPILRRADGQRLDRRTAHRWVISVGRKGGLGHVHPHMLRAAFIMAGLDAGVPLRDMQIAARHADPRTTTIYDHRRQNLDRHAAYIVAAFVTGG, from the coding sequence GTGGCCGCGTTCTTGGCCCGCTACAGCGGCCGCACTCGCGACGCCTACCGTCACGACCTGCGCTCGTTCTTCCAGTGGGCCCACGACGCCGGGCTCGACGTGCTGGCTGCCACCCGACCCCACATCGAGCTGTTCCGGGTCCACCTCGAAGAACGAGACCTCGCCCCGTCCACGGTTGATCGCCGACTCTCGACCGTCTGCGGCTTCTACCGGTTCGCGCACATCGACGGGCGCATCGCGTCGAACCCCGCGCAGTACGTGCGCCGCCCGACCGTGCACCCCACCGAGTCGCCGGGGATGGACCGAGCCGCGCTCGGCACATTCTTGTTTACCGCAGAGCGCATCGGCCATGACCATGCAGCGCTCGCCGTGCTGCTCGGCCTCAACGGCCTGCGGGTCAGCGAAGCCTGCGCGACCAACATCGAAGACCTCGGGTTCGAACGCGGGCACCGGACCCTGAAGATCCTCGGCAAGGGCGCCAAACCCGCACTCATCCCGCTCGTCCCGCGCACTGGCCGAACCATCGACCTCGCCATCGGCGAACGAACGGAGGGACCCATCCTCCGCCGAGCCGACGGACAACGCCTCGACCGGCGAACCGCCCACCGCTGGGTCATCTCCGTCGGCCGGAAGGGCGGGCTCGGACACGTCCACCCCCACATGCTCCGGGCAGCGTTCATCATGGCCGGCCTCGACGCCGGGGTCCCGCTGCGCGACATGCAAATCGCCGCCCGCCACGCCGACCCACGCACCACCACGATCTACGACCACCGCCGCCAGAACCTCGACCGCCACGCCGCCTACATCGTTGCCGCATTCGTCACCGGCGGATAG